The Haladaptatus paucihalophilus DX253 nucleotide sequence GCTCGACGACAACCGCATCATCCGGCCGCGCTCCGCCTACGTCGGCGGGGAAAATCGGGAGTGGCAACCGGTCGAGGAGCGGTAATCGGAAAGCGATAATCGGGAATTGCTCTACTCTGGAACTGCTCGTTACCCCTACTCACCCGACGAATCCGTCGGCCGTCGGCAGGGCGACGAACGAGAGCCGTTCGATGGCGTACGGGTCGTAGATGGACTGGTGGCACGGGCAGTAGATATCGTTTTGCGCGTTGAACTTCGCGCTCCCCGGGTCGGCTTTGAACAGCGGCACACAGCAGAAGTGCGTACACTTGTCGAGGATGGCGATGAACCCTTCCTGCGTGCTCGCCTGTAACCACTGGTTGTTCTTCGCCTTCTCCTCTATCGCCGTGCTCCTGATTATCTGGACGGGAATCGTCCCGCTCGCTTCCACGTCCTGTGACCGCCACGTCGCGGAGGCGGGTTTCCCGAGCCCGGATTTTCCGATGTCGTTCCCCCACGTCCTGTAGTCGTCGAAGTCGTCGATGTTGACCCTATCCCCCGCGGAAACCGATTCGGACTGCCACGTGTACTGCGAGGACGTGTAGCGGAAGTAGTTGTCCTGTTCCGCGTCCGGTTGGATACCGGGATACGTCTGGACGCCACAGTACTGGAACCACTGGGAGGAGTACGTGATTCCCCCCATCTGTTGTTCGGCGATGGTGACGGTGTTGCCGTTTCGTTCGACCTGCTTCACCTCGGGCCACACGCCTCTCAGGTCGCCGTTGCTATCGAGTTCGACCGGAATTTGGGGCATCCCCCGCGGTGCGGGTCCGGCGATGTTCTCGACGCCGTAGTATTCGACGGTCCCGCCACCCGCTCCGGAGGGCGACGTCGCGGTTTTCATCATCGCCGCCGTTCGCGCTCCGATACCGGCCAACTCCGCACTGCCGACGACTCCTTTCACGAACCGTCGGCGCGAGGACTCCTCCGGATATTTGTCGGTGTCTGCGTCGGACATCGTATTTTCACCTGCGTGTCGCTCACCCCGTCAGGGTCGGTGGACGAGCGGCTCACGCGATGACGTCGCTAGGTCCCTCTCTCCCTTTGTTATTTGTTGCCAATCGAACGGCTGCCGGTGCTTACCCCCTGACGGTTCCGGGTAAGTGTTCATTTTCTGCCACCTCGTCACGTTCTCGAAACCACCTTTGTCATACACGTTCTCAGACTGTTCATGTCACGGTTCGTTCCACCTATTTCCCCCGCATCGGGTCGCCGCTCCCTTGCGATTCGTTCCTTTCACGCCCAATAGAGATATATGTGTGTTCCCGCGATTATGTACTAGGGTATGACTCTCAGTCCACCGAAGCGGATATCGACCGGTGTGCCCGGACTGGACGAGATAGTGCACGGCGGACTCATTCCGGGACGAAGCTATCTCGTTCGAGGCGATCCGGGAACGGGGAAGACGATTCTCGGCATCAATTATCTCACCGCGAGTCTCGACGCGGGCGAGACGGTGTTGTTTGTCAATTTGGAGGAATCGGAATCTGACATTCGACAGAACGCGGCGACGCTGGGTATCGACCTCGACGACGTGCACTTCCTCGATTTGAGTCCC carries:
- a CDS encoding Rieske 2Fe-2S domain-containing protein, with product MSDADTDKYPEESSRRRFVKGVVGSAELAGIGARTAAMMKTATSPSGAGGGTVEYYGVENIAGPAPRGMPQIPVELDSNGDLRGVWPEVKQVERNGNTVTIAEQQMGGITYSSQWFQYCGVQTYPGIQPDAEQDNYFRYTSSQYTWQSESVSAGDRVNIDDFDDYRTWGNDIGKSGLGKPASATWRSQDVEASGTIPVQIIRSTAIEEKAKNNQWLQASTQEGFIAILDKCTHFCCVPLFKADPGSAKFNAQNDIYCPCHQSIYDPYAIERLSFVALPTADGFVG